The following are from one region of the Rattus rattus isolate New Zealand chromosome 13, Rrattus_CSIRO_v1, whole genome shotgun sequence genome:
- the LOC116914313 gene encoding enhancer of rudimentary homolog, with protein sequence MMKTLGRAGILNALAGRKTWAEEGLPPSTTPIQLLVQPTQRPEGRTHAEYGSVNECMEGICKMYEEHLKRLNPLSQSITYGVSQLFEFIDRMVDLSCLVFREDTQTYKPHSREWVKERIYMLLSQQAQRDESE encoded by the exons ATGATGAAGACGCTCGGGAGAGCTGGCATTTTAAACGCACTGGCAGGAAGGAAGACATGGGCAGAGGAGGGTCTG CCTCCCTCAACGACTCCCATCCAGTTGCTGGTGCAGcctacacagaggccagaaggccgCACCCACGCCGAATACGGGTCGGTGAACGAATGCATGGAAGGCATCTGTAAGATGTACGAGGAGCACCTGAAGAGGTTGAACCCCCTCAGCCAGTCCATCACCTATGGCGTCAGTCAGCTGTTTGAGTTTATCGACCGTATGGTAGACCTCAGCTGCCTGGTGTTCCGCGAAGACACCCAGACCTACAAGCCTCACAGCCGAGAATGGGTCAAAGAGAGGATCTACATGCTTCTCAGTCAGCAGGCGCAACGAGACGAGTCAGAGTGa